In Mixophyes fleayi isolate aMixFle1 chromosome 4, aMixFle1.hap1, whole genome shotgun sequence, the following proteins share a genomic window:
- the LOC142150212 gene encoding LOW QUALITY PROTEIN: E3 ubiquitin/ISG15 ligase TRIM25-like (The sequence of the model RefSeq protein was modified relative to this genomic sequence to represent the inferred CDS: inserted 1 base in 1 codon) encodes MASADLRQELVCSICLNIYTDPVSLKCGHNFCRVCIDRVLDTQEGSGVYTCPECRAECQERPALIRNIPLCNIVGRFLSTQPDQEGTGIFCTYCIHFPVPASKSCLLCDSSLCDNHLRVHSKSAEHVLSDPTTNFGNRKCSIHKKILEYYCTEDSVCICVSCSLVGEHMVHHVETLDEASEKKKEKLRNVLQKLTTKREETERRVQSLQERRREXKKKASGVTERVTALFRDIRRQLEDLEKRVLSEISRQEESVSLSVSDLIQQLEIKKDELSRKMRHIEELCNMTDPVTVLQEPDTDDLCDTEDRERHDDQVHGVGDLDVGLISEKLHTLSDITIGINMGIYMQEATDILLDKNTTGNNIHISGDRKTVSRSDINQKCLETNERFQCNQVISIGRFSSGRHYWEVEISKSEWWGVGMCYPSIDRKGDQSYIGDNNKSWCLDRYNNQFSVTHDTKVIWLPYKIPCDRVRIYLDYEAGQLSFYAVCDHIRHLHTVTATFTEPLHAALWLGNGCIKISGGVRSWKKSAQILVTSEEKESDWWNILALE; translated from the exons atggcgtctgctgatctgagacaggagctggtctgttccatctgcctgaacatttatacagatcctgtatcACTGAAATGTGGACATAACTTCTGTcgggtctgtattgatcgtgtgctggatacacaggaggggtctggagtttatacctgtcctgaatgcagagcagagtgtcaggagcgtCCTGCACTGATAAGGAACATTCCTCTGTGTAACATAGTGGGGAGATTTCTTTCTACTCAGCCAGATCAGGAGGGGACTGGGATCTTCTGCACTTACTGTATTCATTTTCCTGTACCTGCTTCTAAATCCTGTCTGTTGTGTGACTCTTCTCTGTGTGATAATcacctgagagtacacagcaagtcagcagaacacgTCTTATCTGATCCCACCACTAATTTCGGTAACAGAAAATGCTCCATTCATAAGAAGATCCTGGAGTATTACTGCACTGAGGACtctgtctgtatatgtgtgtccTGCAGTTTGGTTGGAGAACACATGGTACACCATGTGGAGACTCTGGATGAAGcctctgagaagaagaaggagaaactgagaaatgttctgcagaaactgaccacaaagagagaggagactgagagaagagtccagagtctgcaggagcgcaggagag aaaaaaaaaaagcatctggTGTAACAGAGAGagtcactgccctgtttagagacatcaggagacagctggaagatctagagaagagagtcctgagtgagatctccaggcaggaagagAGCGTTTCACTCTCTGTTtctgatctgatccagcagctggaaataaagaaggacgagctgtccaggaagatgcgtcacattgaggagctgtgtaacatgactgatccagtgactgtcttacaggaaccagacacagatgacttgtgtgatactgaggacagagagagacatgatgaCCAGGTTCATGGTGTAGGAGATTTGGATGTGGGTCTCATCTCAGAAAAATTACATACATTATCTGATATAACAATAGGGATAAATATGGGGATCTATATGCAGGAAGCTACAGATATTTTGCTTGATAAAAACACAACtggtaataatatacatatatcaggtgaCAGGAAAACTGTATCCAGGTCAGATATAAACCAGAAATGTCTAGAAACAAATGAAAGATTTCAGTGTAATCAGGTAATAAGCATCGGGAGATTTTCCtcagggcgacattactgggaagtggagATCAGTAAATCAGAGTGGTGGGgggtagggatgtgttatccTAGTATAGACAGGAAAGGAGATCAGTCATACATTGGAGATAATAACAAGTCCTGGTGTTTGGATAGGTATAATAATCAGTTTTCAGTGACACATGACACTAAAGTGATCTGGTTACCTTACAAAATTCCCTGTGATAGagtgaggatatatctggattatgaggctggacagctgtccttttatgctgtgtgtgaccatatcagacacttacacaccgtcactgccaccttcactgagccccttcatgcaGCATTATGGTTAGGGAACGGATGTATAAAGATTTCTGGGGGAGTCAGGAGCTGGAAGAAATCTGCCCAGATACTAGTGACATCAGAGGAAaaggaatctgattggtggaacATTTTGGCACTAGAATAA
- the LOC142153051 gene encoding uncharacterized protein LOC142153051: MAAAYKRLTKEALISDCEDAGIPTSGKSKEQLIEALVQRDEHQLTVVSEEEHSQDSGADLTVDIPQNQGRLISDDSNGACVDTAMDVYMQTALKYLGPADITTKMQLIQQFQEKEAADRQERERHAAMEAAERRAAMEAAERHAAMEAAERRAAMEAAERQAERESAEREADRRYELELAKLKRQSEAKDTGISRPRPENFPVLEKDGDVDAFLRGFEKTCRQYGLAKDQWAQYLTPGLRGKALEAFADIPPEMDGNYEAIKSALLQRFNITPEAHRQKFRDLKRSASDTYSGLVAQLCASFKQWVGGLQITTFDALQDLMIQEQFLTLCPADVKEWVVDRDPASSAEAARLADKYTVTRAPAAKRGTFVPGQSAWKGERPGGAHSPAVVSSSFGRVGAKPVQGDTRRCFICNRTGHLSAACPDRKTSTASTVGPPPPRSAPAVLCVAGSQVSRNDNLQTVTVGDKVTVGLRDTGADVTLVRSELVGSSDIIPGKTIAVRGVGGIHPAVPMARVYLDWGAGRGLREVGVSDNIPTNVLLGTDLGRMLSRYVASSDVVDSELNHVFSQVSGCDRENVCSVVSEVCKLGCEKENDCSIVSDLGQLSVSKELGDVTISSVSVVTRRQAEKDRSSQLTPEREVESPSDPEAPPLTPLPPAPAVTDALPLSPDTEQQVRSQAFQQAQQTDTTLETLRCLAGSPPTESDKERVFWEQGRLYKESVARDVPEAGVMEKRLVVPLMYREGLLRVAHEVPLAGHLGIKKTKSRLKQKFYWPEMGKDIANYCRSCHACQMVGKPGDVGHAPLVPLPIIAEPFERVAVDIIGPLAIPSSSGKQFILTVVDYATRYPEAVALSSIRADKVADALISIFSRVGFPKEMLTDQGTQFMSNLMQSLCKKMHVEHLIASPYHPQTNGLCERFNGTLKQMLRTFVESQGRDWERFLPHLLFAYREVPQESTGFSPFELLYGRRVRGPLDLIKEDWEGKLITPETSVVHYVVQFRERMQSLMGMVHSNLKAAQTKQKQWYDRSARERIFEVGQKVLVLVPMRQNKLQAAWEGPYLIVQRINDVNYVVARDEGRKRHKVYHVNMIKAYHERGVSVLAVCSLPEGDQEPDPLLDLVASAKSGRSLETTQRSESLTEVQLDQLFVTLRPYQNHFTGKPGQTHLVAHHVNTGDQPPLRQTAYRVSLEVQTDMKREIEEMLELGVIRKSHSSWAAPVVLIPKKCGGTRFCVDYRRLNEATVFDAYPMPRIDELLERLAHARYITIMDLSRGYWQIPLTPEAQERSAFITPFGLYEFLVMPFGMKNAPASFQRLVDSLLEGQERYAVAYLDDIAVFSQTWEEHLIHLSSVLAKIAGAGLTIKPEKCQIGMNEVQYLGHRVGGGTLRPEPTKVDAIAAWPTPKTKKQVMSFLGTAGYYRKFVPQYSSLAKPLTDLTKKRLPQVVTWTPDCEEAFTALKSALTQSPVLQAPDFDRRFTVQTDASNYGLGAVLSQVNQQGEEHPILYLSRKLLPREVAYAVVEKECLAIVWALQKLQSYLYGRDFTVITDHNPLSWLHRVAGDNGKLLRWSLTLQQYTFTVQHRKGSHHGNADGLSRQNESLVSGEQGKSSCR; the protein is encoded by the coding sequence atggctgctgcatataaacgtttgacaaaggaggcgctgatttcagattgtgaggatgcaggaattcccaccagtggcaaaagtaaggagcaattgattgaagctcttgtacagagggatgaacatcaactcacagttgtgtctgaggaagagcatagccaggactcaggagcggacctgactgtggatattcctcaaaaccagggacggttaatttcggatgattctaatggtgcatgtgtggacactgctatggacgtttatatgcaaaccgccctgaaatatttgggcccagcggacattacaactaaaatgcaactcatacagcagttccaggagaaggaagctgctgaccgtcaggagagagagagacacgctgctatggaggcagcagagaggcgcgctgctatggaggcagcagagaggcacgctgctatggaggcagcagagaggcgcgctgctatggaggcagcggagcgccaagcagaaagagaatctgccgagcgagaggcagataggagatatgagctggagcttgccaagctcaaacgccagtcAGAAGCGAAAgacactggtattagcagaccccgtcctgagaatttccctgtattggaaaaagacggggatgtagatgcttttttgcgaggatttgaaaagacttgccgacagtatggactggccaaagatcagtgggcacaatatttaacccctggtttgcgaggtaaagcattagaggcctttgcagatattccacctgagatggatggaaattatgaggcaatcaaaagtgccctgttgcaacgttttaacatcaccccagaggcgcataggcagaaattcagagatttaaaacgcagtgcctctgacacatattcaggacttgtggcccagctgtgtgcttccttcaaacagtgggttggagggctacagatcaccacctttgatgctctgcaagatttgatgatccaggagcagtttctgactttgtgcccagctgatgtgaaggaatgggtagtggatcgggaccctgcatcatctgcggaagcagctagactggctgacaagtatactGTCACCCGGgcccctgcagctaaaagaggaacttttgtgccaggacagtctgcctggaaaggggagCGGCCAGGAGGAGCACattcacctgctgttgtttcttcatcttttgggagggtgggggccaagcctgttcagggagatacccgccgttgttttatttgcaacaggacagggcacctcagtgccgcctgtccagaccgaaagacatctacagcctccactgtgggaccacctcctccccggtctgctccagctgtcctgtgtgttgcgggatcccaagtgagccggaatgacaatctgcaaacggtcactgtcggtgacaaggtaactgtggggttaagagacacgggTGCTGATGTTACCCTGGTGCGTTCAGAGTTGGTGGGGTCATCGGATATAATTCCAGGGAAAACTATTGCTGTGCGCGGGGTGGGAGGGATACACCCTGCTGTGCCTATGGCCCGGGTCTATCTggactggggtgctggaagaggtctaagggaagtcggggtatcggacaatattcctacaaatgttttgcttggaactgatttaggcaggatgttatctcgttatgttgctagtagtgatgttgtggactctgaacttaaccatgttttttcccaggtatcaggatgtgacagggaaaatgtttgttcagttGTATCTGAAGTCTGTAAACTAGGATGTGAGAAGGAAAATGATTGCTCAATTGTATCCGACCTAGGTCAACTGTCTGTATCCAAGGAGTTAGGGGATGTAACTATTTCCTCAGTGTCAGTGGTCACACGTAGGCAAGCAGAGAAGGATAGGTCCTCACAATTAACTCCTGAGAGAGAGGTAGAAAGTCCCTCTGACCCAGAAGCTCCCCctctaacccccctccctccagcacctgcagttACAGACGCCTTACCTTTATCACCAGACACTGAGCAGCAAGTGAGAAGCCAGGCTTTTCAACAAGCACAGCAGACTGACACTACACTGGAAACACTGAGGTGCCTAGCAGGCAGTCCTCCCACTGAGTCTGATAAAGAAAGAGTGTTTTGGGAACAGGGAAGGTTGTATAAGGAAAGTGTAGCCAGAGATGTACCTGAGGCGGGGGTGATGGAGAAACGGCTAGTGGTACCCCTTATGTATCGGGAAGGGTTACTCAGGGTAGCTCATGAGGTCCCGCTGGCAGGGCATTTAGGCATAAAGAAAACTAAGTCTCgcttaaagcaaaagttttactggccagaaatgggcaaagatattgccaattattgtcgatcttgtcatgcctgtcagatggtggggaagcctggtgatgtgggacacgcccctctagtgcccctgccaataatagcagaaccctttgagcgggtagctgtggacattataggaccccttgccattcccagcagctctggaaaacaatttattctcactgtggtggactatgccacacggtaccccgaagcggtggccctctcctccatacgggctgacaaggtggccgatgccctcatatccattttctccagggtaggattccccaaggaaatgttaactgatcagggcacacagtttatgtctaatttaatgcaaagcctttgcaaaaagatgcacgtggaacacctcatagccagcccctaccacccacagactaatggcctgtgtgagcgttttaatggtactctcaaacagatgctcagaacctttgtggagtcccaggggagagactgggagaggtttctgccgcacctcctgtttgcgtacagggaggtgccgcaggaatccactggcttctccccctttgaactcctgtatgggcGCAGGGTGCGCGGTCCCTTAGATCTGATCAAAGAGGATTGGGAAGGGAAATTAATCACCCCCGAAACCTCCGTGGTCCACTATGTGGTGCAGTTCAGGGAGAGGATGCAATCCCTAATGGGGATGGTGCATAGTAATCTGAAGGCTGCCCAGACTAAGCAGAAGCAATGGTATGACCGCAGTGCTAGGGAGCGTATCTTTGAAGTGGGTCAGAAAGTTCTGGTATTGGTTCCTATGCGGCAGAATAAGTTACAGGCTGCTTGGGAGGGCCCCTACTTGATAGTTCAACGcatcaatgatgtcaattatgtggtaGCCAGGGATGAGGGACGGAAGAGGCACAAGGTATATCATGTGAACATGATCAAGGCCTACCACGAAAGGGGGGTCTCTGTATTAGCTGTATGTAGCTTACCTGAAGGggaccaggagccagaccccTTGTTAGACTTAGTAGCCTCTGCCAAGAGTGGGAGATCATTAGAGACCACCCAGCGTAGTGAGAGCttgacagaagtacagctagatcAGCTGTTTGTGACATTGAGGCCCTATCAGAATCATTTTACAGGGAAGCCAGGGCAAACACATCTAGTTgctcatcatgtaaacacaggcgatCAGCCTCCCCTCAGACAGACAGCTTATCGAGTTTCCCTGGAAGTGCAGACAGATATGAAAAGGGAGATTGAAGAAATGTTGGAGTTAGGGGTAATTAGAAAGTCCCACAGCTCCTGGGCTGCACCAGTAGTGCTGATCCCCAAAAAATGTGGTGGAACCCGGTTCTGTGTGGATTATAGAaggttaaatgaggctactgtgtttgatgcctatcccatgCCCAGGATAGATGAATTGCTAGAACGGTTAGCCCACGCTCGCTATATAACCATTATGGATCTGAGTAGGGGTTATTGGCAGATCCCTCTGACGcctgaggctcaggagcggtccgcatttatcaccccgtttggtctgtatgagttcctggtcatgccctttgggatgaaaaatgcccctgcctcCTTCCAGCGACTTGTTGATAGCCTGCTAGAGGGCCAAGAGAGGTATGCTGtagcctacctagatgacattgctgtgtttagccagacctgggaagaacatttgatccacttgagcagtgtgctagctaaaatagcgggggcgggtttaacaataaaacctgagaaatgtcagattggtatgaatgaggtgcagtacttggggcaccgagtaggaggaggtaccctgcgtcccgagccaactaaggtagatgctattgctgcatggcccacccctaagaccaagaaacaggttatgtcctttttggggaccgctggatattaccgaaaattcgtgccccaatatagctccttagctaagcccctaactgaccttacaaaaaagaGGTTGCCCCAAGTGGTGACTTGGACCCCAGACTGTGAAGAGGCATTCACCGCATTGAAGTCTGCACTTACCCAATCCCCAGTATTGCAGGCTCCTGATTTTGACCGGAGGTTTACAGTGCAAACGGATGCCTCCAACTATGGGCTGGGAGCTGTACTCAGCCAAGTGAATCAACAAGGGGAAGAGCACCCCATACTGTACCTAAGTCGGAAGCTGCTTCCCAGGGAGGTGGCCTACGCAGTTGTGGAAAAAGAGTGTTTAGCTATAGTGTGGGCCTTGCAAAAGTTGCAGTCCTACCTGTACGGACGGGACTTTACGGTAATCACAGATCACAACCCTCTCAGCTGGTTGCACAGGGTGGCTGGGGACAATGGGAAGTTGCTCCGGTGGAGTTTGACCCTCCAGCAATACACTTTCACTGTTCAGCACCGAAAAGGGAGccaccatggtaatgcagatggatTATCCCGTCAGAACGAAagccttgtgtcaggtgagcagggaaaatcgtcttgtaggtaa